TAATGTTTCCCTCAATGGTTTGGTGGCCACTATTGTGGGGGCGGGGGGCAATTTCGTTTACAAGCACCTGACCATCGCGGGTGAGGAAAAGTTCTACAGCCAGCAGACCTACAATACCTAATTTTCGAGCCACCATTTCGGCAATACGTTTGGCTTCCTGTTCAACAGCTGCAGGAATTTGAGCTGGCGAGAATAAAAACTCAACAAGATTGGCTTCGGGATTAAATTCCATATCCACCACCGGGAAGCTTTTTATTTCGCCTTTTGTATTCCGGGCCACAATTACCGCCAGCTCTTTTTCAAAGTCCACAAACTTTTCGAGTACGCTGGGGGCGTCAAACGCACTGTCAATATTGGCCGCATTGGTAAGCGGTGTAACACCTTTCCCGTCGTATCCCCCCTTACGGAGTTTTTGCATGTAGGGGAAGGTGGCGGCGTGCTGAAGAATTTCGCTTTTGCTGTTTACCAGTTCAAAGGGTGCGGTAGGAATGCTGTTATCGCGGTAAAACTGCTTTTGCAAACCTTTATCCTGAATGATGCGAAGCACAGCCGGTTGCGGATATACGGGTAAACCTTCCTTTTCAAGGGCTTCGAGCGCATCTACATTTACATGCTCAATTTCGATGGTAAGCAGGTCAACATTTTTCCCGAACGCATAAACCGTATCATAATCCTGCAAACTTCCGTGCATAAACGAGTGGCTGATGGCCTTGCAGGGCGCATCGGCATCGGGGTCGATAGTATGTACAGGGATGTTTAAACTGATTGCATCCTGAATGAGCATGCGGCCAAGCTGGCCACCGCCAAGCACACCTAGTTTGTAATTTGGAAACATGCGGCAAAGATAATCCGGGCAGGCCAATATCCGAAGGTCTGCTTTTCTGCTTTCTCAATCTTTTAGTTGTCCGGTGAAGCCACAAGTGCACCGGCATCTTCATCCCCTTCTTTGTTTTCGTTCCACATCGGGCTGTCAACCGGTGCAATATGCTTCAATTTATTCAGTGCATCCAGTTGTTGCTTGGCCGCTGCACAAAGCGCATCATAACGAACACCGGCAGGCACTCCCTGTTGGATCAAAATCGAGTTGTAGCTTTCAAGATTTGCAAGTACGGTGAGCTGATACAGATTGGCCAGATCACGAATATTCTGCCCCAGTTTGGTTTCTTTCGGGTGTTGTCTGCGCCACTCTACCGATGTGATACCAAACACAGCCATATTGAGAAGTTCAGCCTCATCACTGTATATGATCTTGGCCTGTGCAGGTGTTAATTGAAATCGTTCTATCAGGCTTTCCTGAATTGCATCCGTGTGCAAGCGATAATTAATTTTCGAAAGAAAACGGCCGTAATGCCATTTTTGGTTGTGTGCCTTGCTCTCACGGTCTTTAAGTCGCTGAAATTCCTTAATGAGGTAGAGTTTAAACTCGGGACTTATCCATGACCCGAATTCAAAAGCAATATCGCGGTGTGCGTATGTTCCGCCGTAGCGACCTGTTTTGGCAATAATTCCGGTGGCATTCGTTCTGGCTACCCACTCCTTGACACTCACCTTGAAGGAATTGAGCCCGGCACGGCTTTTAATTGCGGCGAATTCGCCATAATTAAAAGTAGGGTTATTGACTGACTCCCAGATACTTAGAAATTCCAACGTGTTTCGATTTCGCAGCCAGTCTGTGATAAAAAAATCACCTTCTTTAGACCGGAGCATATCTGTTAAACAGATGTAATCCTCGTTTTGAAATTTGATAATTGAAATGTCGTGGCCTTTTACTTTGATCTTGCTCATTTGTAACAGATAAATTGATAAAAAAATAGAATGTATCGTGAAAAATCGGCGGCAAACATACAATCATTTTATACTACAAGTCAAGTATTCATTAAAAAAAATCAACTAATTCTCCTATTGAGGTAAATACCTCAAAAAAATCCGGCTCAAAAAAGGCAATTAACTCCTGTTTACCTACGCAACAGTTCGAGCGCATGATATACGCTGCGATGCAGAATGGTAGCATGCGTTTCATGTGGGAGATAATCAAAACTAACCGACGCACCTGTGGCATGATGCTTTAATATCCGTTTCAGTGCACGCGCATCGCGGCGCATAATGCGATGCTCATGCCCTACCGATACATAAATACGTTTTGAGTGATAGTCTTTCGCCAGTAAATAGGTGCGGGCTTTTTTAAGCAGCGACTGATTGTCCCACCAAAGGCTCGGGCTCACGATAATATATGTATCAAAAAGTTCGGGGCTGGTGAGCAGAATCTCAGTAGCCAGCAAGCCTCCCAACGACTGCCCAATAATTGTTTTTCCGGTATTTACCCTGAACTTTGATTTCATGTAGGGTTGCAACTCTTTCCCAATAAACGAAATGAATTTTGCCGAACCGCCCGAAGTGGGTATTGCTTCTTTATCTTTTTTAATTGTAGTAGGAAATGTAAAATCGCGCTTACGATCCACGTTGGCAATCCCCACAATAATCGAAGGGCTCATCAGCTCATACATACTCATAAATTGTGTGAGCCCGGCAATGTGCGGGTAATCTTCATGTGCGGAGCCATCGAGAAGGAAAATTACGGGGAATGATTTCAGTGAATCGAAATAATATTCTTCCGGCACATATATATTGAGCGTGCGCATCTCATTCAGTTCGGCCGACCAGAGTTGATGTATAACGCCGAACGGAAACGGTTTGGGTAATGCGGGAACTGTTTGCTGTGCATGAATTGATAAGCAAACCAGAGAAAGGAAAATGAAAAGACCTTTTTTCATATTACGTAATTCTGTCCTTGAAAATAAAGTGCCCACATACTACATTCACCCTGATTTAAAGAATGCTTTTACTCAAAAGATCTTTGGTGTTTTTCTGCACCATCTCCTTCAGTTTGTTGTAATCGGCTCCGCACACTGAGCGTGAAATCATAAACAGCAATTTCGACTTTCCGTCAAATACCATCAGTACATCTTCTTCCTCATGCGAAAACACGCATTCTTTCCAGTTAAATGAAGTGGTTTCGTCTTTTCGTTTCCACTTAATTAATTCGTCATTGGCCATAAACTTCAGCCGCTGCGATTGCACACTTTCTTCTTCCAGCCATTTTTCAATGCCGGCTTTTGCTTTACGTGCTCGGCGATAACTCAGTCGCATAAAAATAGCAAAGAGCGGAAAGGCGAGTAAGATGAGCCACACGAAAATTACACTCCGCATCACCGCAAAAAACACGGCATTAAGCACAAGTATGGCAATGAGCCGCCAAAGCATTTTCCGTATGTCGTGCCGGGTTGCCTTTAAGCGAAATTCAGCATACGTGAGCCACATTTTGCGGTGCATTTCAGGCTCCACAGTGGCTTCAAATTCTATTTTACTCATACAGAAAAAGACTTTAGCACCTGCACCGTTTCATCGAGCATCGCATCGTTAAAATCGAGGTGAGTTACAAAGCGAACGGTTTGCGGGCCGAACTGCACGGCTTTTATTCCCTGCTCTTCGAGGTATTGCAGAAATCCTCCCACGGGAAGATTATCGTGAAGGGAGAAAATTACGATGTTGGTTTCGGTGGGCAGCTGACTTTTCACATATGGAAGTGAAGCCAGCGTATCGGCCAGCACAGCAGCGCGGGCGTGGTCTTCGGCAAGCCGGGCTATATGATTATCGAGTGCATAAATTCCTGCCGCAGCCAGATAGCCGGCCTGCCGCATGCCCCCGCCAAACACTTTGCGCACACGCCGGGCCTGTGCTATAAAACTACGACTGCCCAGCAATACCGAGCCAGCCGGGGCGCCCAGTCCTTTTGAAAGACACACCGACACCGAATCAAAGCAGGCGCCGATTTGTAAAGCCGTTTGCCCCGATGCAATCAACGCATTAAAAATACGCGCTCCGTCGAGGTGGCAGGCGAGATTGTGTTTTAGCGTAACGTCTCTGATTTGCCTAAGCGACGCAATATCGTAGTAGCTTCCGCCGGCCCGGTTCGCGGTGTTCTCAACAGACACCAGCCTGGTGCGGGCCAGCCAGTCGAAATTGCCGTTTACAGAGGCCTCTACCTGAGCAGCCGTCATACGCCCCCGGTTTCCCTCCACCAGCCGGGCCTGCACGCCCGAATTGCGACTGATGCCTCCGCCTTCATAATGATAAATATGCGAATTCTGTTCGCATATCACTTCGTCGCCCGGACGGGTATGCACGTTGATGGCAATCTGGTTGGTCATCGTGCCCGAAGGGCAAAATAGTCCCGCTTCGTGACCGAAAAGCCCGGCCGCTTTAGCTTCCAGCGCATTCACGGCAGGATCCTCGCCAAACACATCATCCCCTACTTCGGCCTGAAACATGGCATCCAGCATACCGGCGGTGGGCCGCGTTACCGTATCACTTCGCAAGTCGATTATCATAGCTGCGAAAGTACGATTTCGGCACGGCTTGAGGGAATTTTGCATATTTGTAGTTGAGCGACACACACCTTTTCTCCCATTCGCGCTTTACATACCATGATAAAACGCCTACTCTTTTGCCTGCTTGCCATGCAGCCTGTGCTTTGTGCTGCACAGGATTACTGGTGGGTTTATTTCACCGACAAAAAAGCCTCAACGTTCAATCCGTACACTTACTTTGCTCCCGAAGCCATTGAACGACGGCAAAACCAGCACCTGCCCGTATGCGACTCGAGCGATTTCCCGGTATCAGGAATTTACCTCCGTCATGTGCAAGACCTGGTAATGCAAACAGGATATGCCTCGCGCTGGTTCAATGCGGTGAGCGTTCAGGCCACTTCCGCACAAGCCGAAAAGCTGCGCAGCCTGCCATTTGTGCGCAGCGTGGAACGGCATAGCAACTGGAACTGGACTGCGGCCACGGCCGACACCATCAGCGAATGGCCGTTTAAAGACGTGAAGCCTTCTGATCATCTTCAGCCGCTTCAGGCGAAGTACTTTGCCGGCGGCGGATACAAAGCGAAAGGTATTGTAATTGCCGTGCTCGATGTGGGGTTTCATGGCACCGACAGGCACGAGGCATTCAGGCATCTTTATTTCAACAACCGCGTGAAAGCCACGTTTGATTTTGTGGAGAACGACTGGAATGTATATGACAACCGCGAAGATCACGGCACCATGGTACTTTCCTGTCTGGCCGGGCAGTTTGGCGAATATCAGCTCGGCATGGCTACAGAAGCGACTTATCTGCTGGCCCGTATCTCGCGCGATTTTGGTAATCAATATCGTGGCGAGGAGCGTTGGATTGCTGCGATGGAATGGGCCGACCAGCAGGGCGCAAACATCATCAACACATCCGGCGGGCCCAATGAAGAAGCCTATTTCCGCGAACAAATTGACGGAAAAACAGCCATCATTACCCGCGCCGGAAACGTGGCTGCACGCAAAGGCATTCTGGTAGTAGCTGCGGCAGGCAACAACGGCGAATTTGAACGCGCATTTCTGCTTCCGCCTTCTGATGCCGACAGCGTGCTTACCGTTGCCGCCACCGACAACTCGGGTATGCATGCCGAATACAGCGCAACCGGCCCTACCTGGGACTTCCGCCGCAAACCCGATCTCTGTGCGCCCGGCGATGCTCCGGTGGCCAACGGAAAAGGGAAATACTCGATGGTGCAAGGCACTTCATTTTCCTGCCCAATTGTGGCCGGTATGGCAGCCTGCTTTATGCAGAAATATCCGTCGGTTCCGGTTATGGGTGTCGCGGATTCGCTTCGTCAATCGTGCAACCGTTATCCATATTACGACTACATGCACGGATATGGCATGCCGCAGGCTGGCCGCTTTTTCGGAGCTCCCCCCGCTGCAGCTCCATCCTGCTTCACCTTCGAGCGCGCAGGTGATTCACTCATGGTAAAACTCAGCGCAGGTGTGGTACCTGCTTTCGGCCAAACAGCTCCGCCGCTGTTTTACAATCTTGAAGATGCCCGCGGTCGTATTTACGAGTACCATGTAATTCGTCCGGGAAGCGCCACACCAGTAATTATAAATGGTTCGCAGCGCGCCGCAGGCGGAAAAATAAATGTGTATTACGAAGGTTATTATGCCAGCTATGCGTTTTAAGTTTCTGCTCCTTCTGCTTGTATGCAGCGCAACCGGTTATGCGCAAAATATTCAT
The window above is part of the Bacteroidota bacterium genome. Proteins encoded here:
- a CDS encoding 5-(carboxyamino)imidazole ribonucleotide synthase, whose amino-acid sequence is MFPNYKLGVLGGGQLGRMLIQDAISLNIPVHTIDPDADAPCKAISHSFMHGSLQDYDTVYAFGKNVDLLTIEIEHVNVDALEALEKEGLPVYPQPAVLRIIQDKGLQKQFYRDNSIPTAPFELVNSKSEILQHAATFPYMQKLRKGGYDGKGVTPLTNAANIDSAFDAPSVLEKFVDFEKELAVIVARNTKGEIKSFPVVDMEFNPEANLVEFLFSPAQIPAAVEQEAKRIAEMVARKLGIVGLLAVELFLTRDGQVLVNEIAPRPHNSGHQTIEGNITSQYEQHLRAIFGLPLGDTSLIQPSVMVNLLGEKGFEGTAVYQGLEQILGQSGVYVHLYGKLLTKPFRKMGHITITAPTLEEARRKALFVKETLKVIA
- a CDS encoding KilA-N domain-containing protein translates to MSKIKVKGHDISIIKFQNEDYICLTDMLRSKEGDFFITDWLRNRNTLEFLSIWESVNNPTFNYGEFAAIKSRAGLNSFKVSVKEWVARTNATGIIAKTGRYGGTYAHRDIAFEFGSWISPEFKLYLIKEFQRLKDRESKAHNQKWHYGRFLSKINYRLHTDAIQESLIERFQLTPAQAKIIYSDEAELLNMAVFGITSVEWRRQHPKETKLGQNIRDLANLYQLTVLANLESYNSILIQQGVPAGVRYDALCAAAKQQLDALNKLKHIAPVDSPMWNENKEGDEDAGALVASPDN
- a CDS encoding alpha/beta hydrolase — its product is MKKGLFIFLSLVCLSIHAQQTVPALPKPFPFGVIHQLWSAELNEMRTLNIYVPEEYYFDSLKSFPVIFLLDGSAHEDYPHIAGLTQFMSMYELMSPSIIVGIANVDRKRDFTFPTTIKKDKEAIPTSGGSAKFISFIGKELQPYMKSKFRVNTGKTIIGQSLGGLLATEILLTSPELFDTYIIVSPSLWWDNQSLLKKARTYLLAKDYHSKRIYVSVGHEHRIMRRDARALKRILKHHATGASVSFDYLPHETHATILHRSVYHALELLRR
- a CDS encoding threonine aldolase, with amino-acid sequence MIIDLRSDTVTRPTAGMLDAMFQAEVGDDVFGEDPAVNALEAKAAGLFGHEAGLFCPSGTMTNQIAINVHTRPGDEVICEQNSHIYHYEGGGISRNSGVQARLVEGNRGRMTAAQVEASVNGNFDWLARTRLVSVENTANRAGGSYYDIASLRQIRDVTLKHNLACHLDGARIFNALIASGQTALQIGACFDSVSVCLSKGLGAPAGSVLLGSRSFIAQARRVRKVFGGGMRQAGYLAAAGIYALDNHIARLAEDHARAAVLADTLASLPYVKSQLPTETNIVIFSLHDNLPVGGFLQYLEEQGIKAVQFGPQTVRFVTHLDFNDAMLDETVQVLKSFSV
- a CDS encoding S8 family serine peptidase, producing MIKRLLFCLLAMQPVLCAAQDYWWVYFTDKKASTFNPYTYFAPEAIERRQNQHLPVCDSSDFPVSGIYLRHVQDLVMQTGYASRWFNAVSVQATSAQAEKLRSLPFVRSVERHSNWNWTAATADTISEWPFKDVKPSDHLQPLQAKYFAGGGYKAKGIVIAVLDVGFHGTDRHEAFRHLYFNNRVKATFDFVENDWNVYDNREDHGTMVLSCLAGQFGEYQLGMATEATYLLARISRDFGNQYRGEERWIAAMEWADQQGANIINTSGGPNEEAYFREQIDGKTAIITRAGNVAARKGILVVAAAGNNGEFERAFLLPPSDADSVLTVAATDNSGMHAEYSATGPTWDFRRKPDLCAPGDAPVANGKGKYSMVQGTSFSCPIVAGMAACFMQKYPSVPVMGVADSLRQSCNRYPYYDYMHGYGMPQAGRFFGAPPAAAPSCFTFERAGDSLMVKLSAGVVPAFGQTAPPLFYNLEDARGRIYEYHVIRPGSATPVIINGSQRAAGGKINVYYEGYYASYAF